The nucleotide sequence GCTCTTTGATATTTGAGTGTCGTTTTACAAAACGTGCGTGTCTGATACAGATTGAGCCGGAGCATCACAATTGGTTATATGTTTGTAAGGAATACTAATCCTATATTTGATATATAATGGGATGGAAAAAAGATTGCAAGTACATTGCAATTGTTACAAACGGTAAAGATTATTATTACTATAGCGTAGTTTTATTCAGATTGCCGTATCATAAATCCGTCCGAAAAGTAAAAAGGCCGCCCGAAGGCGGCCATGACAGCGGGAACAAAAGGTGCGTCATCCGTGAGTTTTCATGTCGCGTATTAGTCCTTGCAGTGCCGCCGTCTGCTGGGAGAGGGCATCCACTGCCTTGCTTGCGTGATCCATAGCCTGCGCAGTTTCGGCAGAAATGGTTGCGACTTGCTCGACTGATCTGTTGATTTCTTCGCTGGTTGCCGACTGCTGCTCACTTGCAGCGGCAATTGCCTGGATTTGATCGTTAACATGCTCTACGTACTCAAGTATTTGCCGTAAAGCATCGCCAGAGCGGGCAGAGAGCGTGGTTGCTTCTTCAATGGCTGCGCCCACGTCTTCTACATTATCAATATTTTTTCTCGTGCCTTGCTGAATACCGGTGATGGCGTCCCCAACTTCACGGGTGGCTGTCATGGTCTTTTCTGCAAGTTTGCGCACTTCATCCGCCACCACGGCAAAGCCCCGGCCCGCATCGCCAGCCCGGGCAGCCTCAATGGCGGCGTTAAGCGCAAGCAGGTTTGTCTGGTCGGCAATATCCGCAATGACGTTCATGATCTGGCCAATGGCTTCGGCCTGTTTGCCCAATGCCCCCATATCCTGCTTGATTGCCAATGACTTGGCATGAATGGACTTAATGTTCTCAACCTCGGTGCTAACAATCTGTACGCCTTCAATGGTCTGTTTTTGAGCGTTGCCAGAAACCCCTGCTGCGAGTTGGGCATTTTTGGCAACCTCAAGCACTGTCGCATTCATTTCTTCCATGGCGGTGGCAGTTTCGTGCACGCGGTTTGACTGTTCGTCCGCCCCGCGGCTGGATTGGGTTATCTGCGTAGAAAGCTGCTCCGCAGCACTAGAGATTACTTCAACTACTCCTTCAAGTTGTTGAGCTGCCTGCAACATGCCTTCTGCCTTGGCCCTTTCGGCCATCAGCTTTGATTGCTGGGCTTCGGCAGTTGCCTTGCGGGCTGCTTCGGCCTGCTGTTCCGCCTCAGCCTGCCGCGTGGAGGCCTGGGTGAAGCTGTCGTTGAGTTTGTCGCGCATTTCGCGCATGGCGGCAAACAGTCCGCAGTTTTTACGGCCGCCGTGCAGGCTCATATCCACGTCAAGATCGCCGTGGGCAATTTTGCGCGCCACTTCTGCCA is from uncultured Desulfovibrio sp. and encodes:
- a CDS encoding methyl-accepting chemotaxis protein, which encodes WESHNLNTLKDELATSLILQWVLTGISIITGSLGALFTIRSFMAQLGAEPADVAEVARKIAHGDLDVDMSLHGGRKNCGLFAAMREMRDKLNDSFTQASTRQAEAEQQAEAARKATAEAQQSKLMAERAKAEGMLQAAQQLEGVVEVISSAAEQLSTQITQSSRGADEQSNRVHETATAMEEMNATVLEVAKNAQLAAGVSGNAQKQTIEGVQIVSTEVENIKSIHAKSLAIKQDMGALGKQAEAIGQIMNVIADIADQTNLLALNAAIEAARAGDAGRGFAVVADEVRKLAEKTMTATREVGDAITGIQQGTRKNIDNVEDVGAAIEEATTLSARSGDALRQILEYVEHVNDQIQAIAAASEQQSATSEEINRSVEQVATISAETAQAMDHASKAVDALSQQTAALQGLIRDMKTHG